The following DNA comes from Plasmodium coatneyi strain Hackeri chromosome 9, complete sequence.
GATGCACACAAGAATGAGCGCAACGCATTTCATGTTTTCCCGCCAACCAAAGGAACAACGCTGTGGAGGGGAACAGGAAGGAGGAGCTACCACAGTCCAAATGACAGTTGACCAGACCTCCTTAACATACTGTTACGTAGGGGAACCCCACTCACATGGTAAATTAGCACATCGCAAGGAAAGTGGTATTGTGCATTTACACATGCAGGAAGTGACACAATTAGCCGTAACAGGGAAAActgttttgtaaaaaaaaaaactccataATTTTGGGAAAAGCCTAGAtggagtgaaggaaatttgCCCATCCTGAGCCACCcggaaaagggagaaaaaaggggcaaactTATTTggtatgtatacatgcatatgtacgGTGCACAACTCTGTGCCTACGGCTGTGCCACGgggtaatgaaaaaaaaaattactaaaAAAGTGCCCTCCCCCGCTACTCATTTGCAGcaaaaaattgataaaaatCAAGAGGATCACCAAGCACAGCGGCGAAGGGGCGTATTTTGCCAGGAAACAAAAACGCGTATAGGCATAACATCCACCCCCGCGTATCTCATTGTGTGTCACTTGGCGCGAGAACGAATCGCATACAATTCAAGCTAGCCGATTTGTGAGGCACTTCTGCGTATTACAAGCGAAGGAACTAACGGGCGAATTTTTCTTCCGCGTGCGTGGTGAGcgatgtaattttttttttcccccccacccCCTTTAAGTTACTCGCTGCTggcagaaggaaggagttgcACGTTTCGGCATAGCAGCGCTAACCCAATTGGAGCACTCCAAATAAGCATTCCCCTTGTGGGCTTACTACCTGTCGGTGTGCCCCCCGCCTGAAACGAGATGCTACGCGTGAAGGGCAGGATCCGGGGGGAAGTGTTCCCCCTGAGGAGGCACTACACAAACAACAGCCGTGGAATGCTGAAGGAGTACGTTTACACAAAGTATCGAATTAGTCTGCCACACATCAGCAACGTAAAGTACGACGATTTGTATCTTTCCCAACCGAGCAAAGATGACCTCTATACATTCACCAAGAAggtccccatttttttacgttaCTTAAAGTTGATAACATCGATGGAAAATCGGAATGAAGATTTTGTAGAGTTTGCCAAGAGGTGCGAAAGTGGACTCACAACAGAAAAGGACGTCTACCTGACGAAGGAGGAACTACTAGACGTTATGTTCTTAAATGGGTattcgaaaaaagaaataaacgcGCTAGACTTAGCATTTACCAACAGCTATGAATTCCACTACCCCGAAATTGCTGCGCTGTTCAAactggaggaagaagaagtgtaCAAATTTTGCCTCAAAAAGAGGAGTGAAAATCCAGAGAAGTTATTTCATTTGAAATTtatgaaagagaaaaaccTCCTGTCATCATATGGCCTTATATTTGTCTTCCTCTACTTTGGCCTAAATAACGTCGTGTTGAGTAACGCTTGGTTCCTGTCGAAAACCATCCCGTTCTTTTCCGTCTTCTACATGCTagcttctcatttttataagGACATTTGGAACTTCCtcaataaggaaaaaaaactcatgATAGAACAGAATGAGGAGAATAAACTTGCTGCAGAAGAAATCCTATACAACCAACTGAAGCTGTATTCCAAGGATACGGAATGCAGTGCCAACCTGACCAGCTTTAAGCAATACTGCAATGAACTAATTAAGTACTACAGAAGAGCCtacataaatgaagaaaggaaaaaaattcacgaccagctggaaaaaaaactcaacGAAATATACAATGCAGAAGTGAAGTATAAGAACTCACTACAGCAAATCCTCGTCCAAGAGATCCTTAAAATGACGTACCAAAAGGTGGAAACAGACCCCAACTTCTACAACAGCATCCTTAACGACAGTATTAACAATATTAAGGGAATTACACAAGACGATACGCTAATTAAACACGTGAAGAACCAGCTCACCTTTGTGAAAGAGCTAGACAATAAGAACCCCCTTGTTAAAAATATCCTTGCGCAGTACGAACTTACGAAGGAAGGATATGTAAACCAATTCGTGGtgcaaaaggaggaagccaACAAAGTCAAGGCGATCATTTCCAAGTGCGGACTCGATTTAAACAAACTGAATAAGGAGGACTACGGAGAGCTACTCAAACTGTATGTTGCCATAAATAATCGTTTCGGTTTCTACAccaatgaggaggaaatccCCGCCGTGGTGCCAAAGGATGAAGATTCCAAGCACGCCGCCGACAGCGTCAACCGGGCCATTGCCCAAGCTAATCGGCAGGCCCGTGAGCGCAATTTGGTGGCCTTCATGCAGGCCTTCCAGTAGGATACACCGAATTTACAAAGTGAAGCAATCCTTCCGACGTGGTGGACTCGGTTCAGTTGGTCCTGCCAACTATACCAGTTTGCATCCCCACgacggaatttttttccctttttttttccaccccaaaGTGCTCCAACTTCTCTTGACTCGCTCACCCCCACGAGGGAAAGGCGCAGCTAGTAAAATGTTTGTCAGCCACCTGCACAGCTACacgtgtaaaaaagaaatacatgACCAATCTGGAAGTGGAAACGGGTCACCATCAATTCGCCCGAACGTACAACGTCACTGCCAATCCAAACGTTGAATggccaattttttaaaaagcggGGTCCCCTTTTAGTagcgttttttctttcattaatCAAGCATACGGTGTAGGGACGTGCATGTCGAAAGGCGGAAAAACAAATACACGCGAAAGACCGGCattgtatgcacatgtgcgtgTTTGCGCGTAtaagtacacacatatatgtatccCTCATATGGTGCACCTACGTTAGTTCACGCACCTGCAGGACAGTTGTAGTCCCTGTAAAAGGTAGACGTAGCTGGAGGGCGGCAGGAAAATACCCATTCGAATTATCGATTGGTTGAAGTTACCACGGAGGAGGGGCGATAAATCCGCATTTAGATTGCTTCACGAGCGGGCCCACTTCCAAAAACACAAatagaaacagaaaaacaaaacacaTACAAACGTGCACGTGTTGATGTAAACACATCGGTAGGGACGAATGCacttgcacaaaaaaaaaaaaaacaatacgCAGCACAGGCGGTCTGCCTCACGCGCGGTCACGAAAAGGACAGTGGTTCTACTGGAAAAGAGCGTCCATATAGTGGATGCTGAAACAACACGCACCAATGAAGCATCCACCCAAGGTCAATCCTCCTTAACGGCTGCACCTCCCCCCGTCGCTTGTCTCCTCACAAACAGTTTGGCCTTCCTCTCGTTGACGTAAGTCAGCACGCGAACGGTGCTCTGCTTCACCAGGTGGTACGTTACCGCCACCACCTTAAACAAAACTTGAAAAAACAGTATTATATAAGTATAGAAAAGAAGACTAAAAATCATAACCGTAAAAATGCACAGAACGATGGAGGAGAAAACGGGGAATGTTTCGGCGTAGTTGTATCGGTACATCCAGAGAAGAGAGACGAACATGATCAGGCTGAATTGCGCCAGCGTCGTGTGGATATTCTTTCCGTCCAGGTGGTCTGcaagggggtgaaaaaaaaaaaaaaaaaaaaaagtggcataTGTTCGTGCGTGGGCCAGTGGAACGAACATACTTCAAACGGTACGGTTCCCCCACAATGGGTATCTCCTCCCCTCCGTGCAACTTACCACTCCTGGAGGTGGTTGACTTTTCCGTTATCTTCACGTGAATTGTAATAGGGATGTTAAGGAAGCTGTCCTTGGAACAGCTGCCCCCATTTTTCACGTTCGCATCTCTGCTCAGACCACTCGTCCCCCCAGGACCATCCTTCCTACTTTCCTGTCCGGATGAATTTGGCTTGCCATTAAAAAGCAAGTCCTTGTAATAATGACTTAAATAATCCTCcaacctttttttgtcatcaAGGATTTTCCCCATGTAAATGAACCGAACGTTCAACTCTGCGAAAAGGGGAGTGTGGGGGGGTGTATGTCACCATGCAgggatgaaaaataaattcaatgGGGTGCACACAGACTGAAGGAATGGCAGTACAAATAGCTAGCTGCCACGTAACCTctccagaaaaaaaaaaaaaaaaaaaaaaaaaaaaaaaaggcaaagacAATGACAAAAACAATGACAATGACAAAggtgtcactttttttttcctttttacaattcGAGCACTTACCCTTCTTTAGGTCCTCCGAAAATAATttctccttcacattttttatgaccTCGTTGCAGTTCACTTCCAGTTCTGTGGGGTAGGTGGAGGAGACATGACATGATCGATTGTGCCCACGTTAAGACGGTATACACATGTGGAGGGCcgaaaagaacaaatcgCAGATGGACGCTCACAGAACGGGTGATCAATTCACCATGCGGGTGAGACCCATTCACGTCTACTCAGTAGGTAGTATTGGCAGCGTGTCCCCAAAGGTGCCTCCCCATCTACTCCTGTTCGCATGCACGCATCCACGCATGTGGGCGCCGTTGTCGCGTTAGCTATGCCGTGTTGCCACTGCTGGTTGGGTTACCCAAATTTTGGGGGATCCCCCTGGGCCTCAGGACAATAAACTTTATCGGCTTCGTGACCATCCCTGTTATCAAGCTAAACAACACTACCAACAAATGTTCGTGCGTTGACTTCGTGAATACCTCACAATCGTAGCCCTTCCACGAGGCAGAAGATCGGTTAAAAATGGGCCCCCCctgttttccctttctgtTTCTACCCTTTGGGTAGCTGTTATTTTGCCAAAGTGTGCTGCCTTTCCGCGGAGGGATGACAAGccgaaattttttcttaaaagcGGCTATGTTAAactgggggaaggaagggcaaaaaaaaataattgacgTGAAGAAAGGTATTGGGAAGATGGTGAGGTAACTAAAccagggtggaaaaaaaaaaaaaaaaaaaaaacttaaacaaaaaagcaaaccagtggaaaacaaaacggaTATGCAGCTCCCGGGAAGGTAAAAcagtttacaaaaaaaaaaaaaaaaaagaaaatggccAAGTGTAACAAATCAGCAAAGGAGCAAAAGGTAgggaacaaattttatttttcttaaagCGGGATCGTAGTTTACCGGGTACCTGCCTCATGTAGAACGAACAAAGCTCAGTTATGTGTCCCTGTGCATGTGCGCGGATGCATGGCATACGTTTGGAAACCACATGTGTGGATGCGTGTGTTCATTCAGGTGCAGGAATAAATGTGCGAAGGTGCCCTCTTGGTGAAGTGGCCTCACCGTGGGGGGTCGTTCGTTGGCATTTCTCTCAGCATTAGCTATCACCGGATTCGGGGGAATCTTACCGAGacgggagaagaaaaatggggaaataatCACGTGTGACGGACGTGGTGAACGGGGCTACTTTCCACCTGATTGTGGCATGCggttatatgtgtacacctATACACGAACTGCATACAAGTTGTATGCCTCCCCCCGTTGGGGTGCAGAATTATCGTcgtgaaggggaaggaggacGTCCATTCTGTGGTGATAACTTTAATGGGCTACACGTATTACGtaaatgtacttttttttgctccacCATGTGCATGCCAAAGAGGAACTCGCCCAATGGGTCGACTCGGCAAAGGGACGATGGGTTGTGTTTTACCCCCGGTGATGTAGGCAGGATGTCGGCTGCGCATGAAGGTGTATTCGTCTTCTCCGTCATATAGACGAAAAAAGATAATCCATTAAacagaagtggaaaaaaaaaaaaaaaaaaaaggtactcATCGTACGTCAACGCAATTTAGTAAGTGGTATAATCCCATGTTGGGGAGATGACGGTGCGGCCGCTATCAAATGTGGAGAACACGGAATGAGCCCCCCAAGAGGAAGCCAAAACCCGCTTAACTGCACGCCCGCAACATGTTCGTCCATTCTCCTGCTTGCTCTTCGCAAGGGTGCCAATATAAGAAGCCTACATATTAcgcgcatatatttttttacatgcttATGTATATGCGTGTATGCAGGCCAGGCGGggcatataatttttttccgcgcCAAATAGCTGAACAAtgctgagaaaaaaaaaacgtaacattttttctttttttttgcctctccattatttctttatttgcAAATTAACCACTTTTATGTggcacgttttttttttaaaaaaagttcgTAGAGGAAACAACGTCGCAAATTCGTTCGTTATACGAATGAACAGATAACATGTTTGATGTGAGTTCCGGCTGctataaaaatgagaaaaaaaaaaaattggataaTTAATGTTCAACTTGTTAATCACATTAGTAGTACAGTTTCTCTACATGCGTGCACACATTCGGTAGGCATACTTCTTCTTGGTAACACCATGGGTTGTGGAGTGCCCACGTTGCGGCGCCAAAGGAGGGGGAGACCATGAGCACGTGCAGACATTCGTATGTGAAAGGCATATGTATGCCCACATTTAtttacaacatatatatatgtaaccgTGAGGACTGCTCCAAAATGACGCACAGTCGTCCCCCCTCCCCCGTCGTTATTCCGTGTAGTCCCCTCGTCCAACCCGTTACAATAAATGAAATTGAAGGCACTGGCGTCACACTTTATCCCCCGCTTCGCACAGTTAAGTAAAAAGAACACCGCCCATTACGTAAGAAGCGCAAACCGACAGACGGGGCACTGTTGGGAAAGCAGGGCATTTATATCGTCCAAGGTGCTCATATCGAGGGAGGAGGACCCTGCTTCGATTAAGCAGATCAGTAGCAATGACGAAAATGTAACTTTGGGAGGTGATTCTACGCAATGTGTGGTGGAGCAGTTACCCCGAGCAGATCCACAAACGCAGCACACAATTCATGAGGAGACACCCCCGTTGCGACCCGATGGAGGGACGAAGAACCTAGACGAACAGGTCCTGAAGGAGCTACACAACCTAATAAGGTCGATCCAAAAACTggacaaaaggaagaagcaacaaatTGTAAACTACATAAATacgttaaataaaaaatatttgcaaaatgtagaagaagACATAGTGACGTTTTTTGAAAACCTGGACCAGTACATGGCAGCGAATGGTCTCCTCATGTGTGACCTTGGGGGGGAAGAGGTCCTGAGTCATATCGAGGGGGTGCATATAAATCTTGGAGAGGACTCCAACATGGGGTCAGGCACCGACGTGAACAGCCTCTTCGATGTGAACAGCCGCTTCGATGTGAACAACCTCTTCGATGTGAACTACATCAGGAAGGCGAAAAAGGAGTTATACGGGGAGCACATATACCCAATCATCCAGGACGTAGGGGATCGGCACATCATAAGGAGGAACGAACTGCCAAACGGGTTACTAAGCACGCCGCCTAATGAAGAAGCCACCTCTACAACAACTAGGAGGGACCCCCCCGAGGAGGACATCGTAAATGTGCGAAGGCAAATGCTGATAGAGCGGTCCTCTTACCAGAAGGCCATCGAAGAAGCGGAAGAATTCGTTTCGAATCTCCACGATCTGAAGAAAATAACGGAAATTAGGGGGCTGTGCAAAATATACCTAAGCTGGGTGAACGAGTTGGAACGAAGGATTGCAAACTACAGGCAGAAGCAACGGCGTCAAGGAGGAGCAACTGGTACCGATGAAGGGAACACCGCCGAAACCAGTAGTGTAGCCTCGTTTAGCGAAACTGGGAGGAGGGGGCTACCCGAACTGGTGGAAGATAAACTGTTAGCGATCATCACCGTGAAGTGGACCATTCAGTATACTTTCAAtccacataaaaaaaaatacgccaACAGTGTTACCACGCAATCGAAGAACTTCGAGCAGGGATATGCATACCAGTCGTTGTTCACGCACATCGCTATAAAGATCGGACAGGAAATAAACAATGAGATGAATTTTCAGCAACTCGAGAAGAACAACCTCCTATACCGCTACGTCAAGAGGAACAAAGCGAATGCATCCTTCTCCCATTTTCAGAAGTATAGGATTCTTTGCGATATCAGGAAGAAGCTGCAAGGTGGACACCcaagaaatgaagaagtcATCGCAGGGGAAGCTGATGGAGAGGCCTCTACAACAGTCACTACAGAATGCACCCCCGAGGGTAGCCCGAATGACGACTTCCAACTGGTCCAGTGGAACTCGCAGAAGAAAGCCGCAATCGGTGGACTCCTCCTGAAAATGCTCATGGATAGTGCAAAAATGGATGTCGACCTGAGCACCGCCAAGGAGGAACACCGAAATGAGTACAGGTACTACCTCTTGTTGCATAAAATGGCCAAGGGGAATGGGGAGAAGCTTCACGCGGATTGCAAATATGAGAAAGAGCTGAACTACGAGAAGTACTATGAGGAGGAGTCCAACTCGCTGGACTTTGTGGTCCTCGAGCGGGGCAAGGGAAGGGGCGCCGAGGAGGGAACAACAGATAGGGGGAAGcgtaggggaaaaaaaaagggaaaaaataatccaaaggagaaggagaaggaaaaacgtaACGATGATGGTGACGGTGGTGATAACATCGCTAAAATTGGTGACACCCCCGGGGGACCCCCCGAATGCGCGAAAACAACTTCTGCAAACGACAAAAGGAGAAGCTGAAGAATAAACAGGTAGTGCTGTACCGATCGAGAAGGGACCCCAACAAGATAGAGCTGCCAGTATTTATCCACTCATACATGTGGCGAAATGGCAGCTGGTATGGAGTCATACACATGAGGGAGTGTTGTGCGAATTACCTTCTAAACAATGCAATAAATTCTCACATCCCCCTGAATCACCTACCTATGATAAGCAAACCGAAAAAGTGGACCCACTCCGACGGAGGAATGATCCTGTTGAAAAACAATTTCATTCGCTGCAATGTGAAGCCTCTTTTCAACATAGACGTGTGTAACTTGGAGCGCATCAAAAATATAGTCTCGCAAATAGGAAACGTGCGgtggaaaataaatgcagAAATTTTAGACCTCATCGAATATGCCTACAGGGAGGGGATTACCATTGGAAATATTCCACGCAAACAAAACTATGACTTGCCGAATGGCCCCTCCGatatggggaagaaaaatgtagaagaCATTAAACAGTACTACTTATTAAGGGAGGAAATTAGCAGATTGAATAAATGCCTGATCAGTGAGAGACCgacttttttacaaaaaatagcAGTTGCAAAGAcgttaaaaaattgtgaggTGATTTATTTCCCTCATAATATTGATTTCCGGGGAAGGATGTATCCTCTCTCACCACACTTGCATCACATGAGTGATGACATTTGTCGTAGTTTGATTACCTTCCATGATAAGGAGGAAATTGGTCCTAGAGGATTATTCTGGCTTAAAATACACTTGGCAAACAACTTTGGGAAGGACAAACTGAACTTCGAGCAGCGGATCAGTTGGGTTGATGCCAATTTGggtaatataaaaaaacttAGTGAAAACCCTTTTCAACATATGGACTTTTGGAACATGGCAGAGAAACCTTGGCAAGCTCTTTCCGTTTCGATAGACCTGACCAAAGCGTTGGAATGTCCTGATCCGTCCAAGTATAGGAGTAACATCCCTGTGCAGCAGGACGGCACGTGTAATGGTCTCCAACATTACGCCGCTTTGGGGAGGGACTACGATGGAGGGAAAGCCGTGAACATAATCCCATCCGATGAACCGCAAGATATCTACACCGTCGTGTTGGAAATTGTGAGGAGTAAAATTAGGGCCGACTTGGGGGGGGCATCTCGTCCCtcgggggggaagggaataGTATTATCAACAGCAGTAACAGTAGTAGTGGTAtcagtagtagtagtagtacaGCCAAGGCGACCTCCCCTTGCCGGGGAGAACTGGCCCAATACTGCTTCCAGTACGACCTGCTGAAACGGAAAGTCGTGAAGCAAACTATCATGACCATCTGCTATGGAGTCACCTCCGTAGGAGCCAAGGATCAAGTCAAAGGAAAAATCCAAAACATGATAAGCAAAGTTTTGGACAAAAATGCCATTAACCAATTGTCCCAATATATAGCCAATTACATCTTCGAGTCGATAAGCGAAATTTTCAAAAGAGCAatggtaataaaaaaatggtttaATAATTTGTCCAAAGTGACAAACGAACTAAACATCCCCGTCACGTGGTTATCCCCAATTGGTCTCCCATGTGAACAACCCTACAGATTAGGACAGAGAATTTTAGTTAACACGCCACTCCAGTCGGTAAGTGTCATTTCATATCAAAATAGCTTACTCCATAAAAACAAACAGAGACTTGGCTTCCCTCCAAACTTTGTTCACTCACTAGACGCTTCTCACCTTATGATGACAGCCGAAAAAATGGTCCTGGAAAATAACTTCAGCTTTGCCGCTGTGCATGACTCCTATTGGGCTCACGCATGCAATGTAGAcataatgaacaaatttattaGAGACTCTTTCGTCACCCTGTACGATGAACCTATATTGCAGAACCTTTACCAGAGCTACCAGATGCGCTTAGGAAAGCACGCTTCTAGGATTCCCGCACCCCCGGAACAGGGCCACCTTGACGTATCCCTCGTTCGGAACAGTCGGTACTTTTTTAGTTAACCAGCGTGTAGACACGCCAACGTGTAGACATGCCAATGTGTGTTCATTCGTGCACCCATTTTTTGTCTACCCTACAAATGAACTGAATCCTGAACGGCGAGCAGGAGAAACGCGCCCGTCCtttgaaaatttaatttaaatcAAACCAAACGCGCCTACCGCGGTGTGCACTGCAGGCGTTTtcttgtttaaaaaaaaaaataaataaataaatgtatgaataaatgaatgtatgAATGATAGGATGAACGAATGGGTGGCACATTGGGGGTAGGTCACCACGAGGGGGTGTTCCCAATAATGGCAAACTCACGCACGATGTAGGGGTAGAGCAGACCCTCCCTCTCCGGCTCGGGGTGCTTGGACAGAGCGATCGTGTAGACCACTTCGCGAATGTCATCGATGTTGCCCTCAATTATTTCGtcatttgcattttttagGCAGTTGATTTGCTGCGTGTGGAAGGTAAAGATAAACCAGGGGGAGCTTTCCTCCATTCTCTGTGCCCCCTTTAGTTCGTGATTTTTATATATCAGTACATTCGTATCCAAgtagactttttttttcttcctctcgTTTATGCTTGCATTTAGTGAATTAAAAGCTGACTGCCCGCAATGCAGACGCAGCGTCTCTTCATCACCAATCAGATACGACTCAACGATGTGCTTCGAAATGACAAACTCAAAAAGGTACATCAGTTCGGATAGCTTAAAATTCTTGTCGTACATTTTCATCTCCCTTAATGCTGCTGCCAGTTCGGTTTCTCCAAATAATTTGCCCAAAATGggattttcaaaaaagttgTTTAAAAATGGCATATCCTTCAGTTTACTTCCAAATTTGTCCCACGCGGATTCTTGTGCCAGTACCAGTTCGCTGCTCCGGGGGGCGTCCTCCTCCCCCTGATCTGGGTTCTCTCCAGACTGCTTCGCTTTATTTGCACTTTCCATGTTGGCCTGGTTTGTAAGTTGTTCGTTTTCCCCCGTGTCGAGGTCATCCCTTTGGGGAGCACCACTGTGGGGATCACCGCTTTGCGATGTGCTGTCCTTGTTGCTTCCTGCGCCCCCCGCGTGTGCACTCTTCTTGTACCGCCTGATGGCCATTTCCTGCCTCCACTTGTCCAGCTGCACAAAGGCGCTGTTCTTCTCGTTCCACTTATCCGCCAGTTCTGTTAATTTATTACTTGTGCATAGTAGGAACTTCTGCAGAATTAGGAAAAATTTCACACTGGCATTTTTGGAAAGCCTAAAAATCGTGTAATGTTCAAAACAGTAGTGAATAAAATTGTTGACGTCATTGTAGACAAGCTTCActgcttcttcatttttttcctttatgtgtTTTAGGAGATTTATGTTTTcccgtattttttttttcagcttcaCCGCCTTGTGGTCtatttccgttttttccttcagctCCTTCAGGGCCTCTTGGTACTGcttgttttccttcatgtCTTTTTTGACCTGCCAAGGGGGGGGTACCAGTCGTTAGCAAGGATGAACGGTGATAAACAATGGTGAGGAACGCTTCCAATTGGTTATGCGCAAACCGGTCAGCGAGTGTGCCCCCTCCATGGAAAGCAGTCCtccatggggaaaaaaacctACCTGCTCTATAACATTCTTCATAAAGGTTGAAAagcattttttgttttcccccgGGAGATGGACACTTCCCTGTTGTGCGTTTCGCCCCTCACTCCAGAGGGAGTAGTCCGCACCCTTGAAAACATACTTTGTatcgaaaatatttttccctttacatGTGGCCGAAACGAATCTCCTGCACTTTGACTTTGCGTTCTTGCCAACGTTCTGGTTCACAAGAAGCACGCTATGTAGAATGCTCCTCATGGTGCGTCTCGCCCTGGGTTCTTGCTGCAAGCGCCCGCAAGTGTACACACGTAATTAGGCAATTACGCAAGTGCATACACATGAACgcactgtttttttcttacgCTGGCAGGTTGGGTCAACTAGGTAGGCCGACCAGCAATAGGACGGGGCACGTTCACCATATGGGCATGCCACACAGCCGACATATTCTGCTGTTGCACAGGTATATGTGGTCGGTCTGGCGAACGgggaccaaaaaaaaaagcacaaaaaaaggtacacaaAATGGATAGTGCGCGTATACAGGTGCGTATCTTATATGAATTTAAAGGTGAACGTTTTCCCCCTGTGCTGCGTCACCAACGGTATGCAAATTAATCGGCAAGTAGGCGCCCCTTTTTAACTGAAAACTCTCACCACTCATTGGCTGATTTGCCCAGCAGCGAAGTTCACTCTGCAACGTGGAACTTTGTCCCCAGCGCTGCGGTTCGGTTTATAGTTGCAAAAACATACACGTACGAACATGTACAGCTtcatatgcatttttccACGCCTGAATGaacgtacaaaaaaaaggggtactCTTTTATgcgtaaaagaaaaaaaaaaaaaatgcccacGTATTAAAGCAAAGGACCACAAAAACAACACTCTCTCTACATAACTTTTCGTCGCTTTAGGTTCATGAGAAGGTTGGCAT
Coding sequences within:
- a CDS encoding Mitochondrial import inner membrane translocase translates to MRSILHSVLLVNQNVGKNAKSKCRRFVSATCKGKNIFDTKYVFKGADYSLWSEGRNAQQGSVHLPGENKKCFSTFMKNVIEQVKKDMKENKQYQEALKELKEKTEIDHKAVKLKKKIRENINLLKHIKEKNEEAVKLVYNDVNNFIHYCFEHYTIFRLSKNASVKFFLILQKFLLCTSNKLTELADKWNEKNSAFVQLDKWRQEMAIRRYKKSAHAGGAGSNKDSTSQSGDPHSGAPQRDDLDTGENEQLTNQANMESANKAKQSGENPDQGEEDAPRSSELVLAQESAWDKFGSKLKDMPFLNNFFENPILGKLFGETELAAALREMKMYDKNFKLSELMYLFEFVISKHIVESYLIGDEETLRLHCGQSAFNSLNASINERKKKKVYLDTNVLIYKNHELKGAQRMEESSPWFIFTFHTQQINCLKNANDEIIEGNIDDIREVVYTIALSKHPEPEREGLLYPYIVREFAIIGNTPSW
- a CDS encoding DNA-directed RNA polymerase, with amino-acid sequence MKLKALASHFIPRFAQLSKKNTAHYVRSANRQTGHCWESRAFISSKVLISREEDPASIKQISSNDENVTLGGDSTQCVVEQLPRADPQTQHTIHEETPPLRPDGGTKNLDEQVLKELHNLIRSIQKLDKRKKQQIVNYINTLNKKYLQNVEEDIVTFFENLDQYMAANGLLMCDLGGEEVLSHIEGVHINLGEDSNMGSGTDVNSLFDVNSRFDVNNLFDVNYIRKAKKELYGEHIYPIIQDVGDRHIIRRNELPNGLLSTPPNEEATSTTTRRDPPEEDIVNVRRQMLIERSSYQKAIEEAEEFVSNLHDLKKITEIRGLCKIYLSWVNELERRIANYRQKQRRQGGATGTDEGNTAETSSVASFSETGRRGLPELVEDKLLAIITVKWTIQYTFNPHKKKYANSVTTQSKNFEQGYAYQSLFTHIAIKIGQEINNEMNFQQLEKNNLLYRYVKRNKANASFSHFQKYRILCDIRKKLQGGHPRNEEVIAGEADGEASTTVTTECTPEGSPNDDFQLVQWNSQKKAAIGGLLLKMLMDSAKMDVDLSTAKEEHRNEYRYYLLLHKMAKGNGEKLHADCKYEKELNYEKYYEEESNSLDFVVLERGKGRGAEEGTTDRGKRRGKKKGKNNPKEKEKEKRNDDGDGGDNIAKIGDTPGGPPECAKTTSANDKRRS
- a CDS encoding DNA-directed RNA polymerase, yielding MWRNGSWYGVIHMRECCANYLLNNAINSHIPLNHLPMISKPKKWTHSDGGMILLKNNFIRCNVKPLFNIDVCNLERIKNIVSQIGNVRWKINAEILDLIEYAYREGITIGNIPRKQNYDLPNGPSDMGKKNVEDIKQYYLLREEISRLNKCLISERPTFLQKIAVAKTLKNCEVIYFPHNIDFRGRMYPLSPHLHHMSDDICRSLITFHDKEEIGPRGLFWLKIHLANNFGKDKLNFEQRISWVDANLGNIKKLSENPFQHMDFWNMAEKPWQALSVSIDLTKALECPDPSKYRSNIPVQQDGTCNGLQHYAALGRDYDGGKAVNIIPSDEPQDIYTVVLEIGRLGGGISSLGGEGNSIINSSNSSSGISSSSSTAKATSPCRGELAQYCFQYDLLKRKVVKQTIMTICYGVTSVGAKDQVKGKIQNMISKVLDKNAINQLSQYIANYIFESISEIFKRAMVIKKWFNNLSKVTNELNIPVTWLSPIGLPCEQPYRLGQRILVNTPLQSVSVISYQNSLLHKNKQRLGFPPNFVHSLDASHLMMTAEKMVLENNFSFAAVHDSYWAHACNVDIMNKFIRDSFVTLYDEPILQNLYQSYQMRLGKHASRIPAPPEQGHLDVSLVRNSRYFFS